One genomic region from bacterium encodes:
- a CDS encoding cyclic 2,3-diphosphoglycerate synthase yields MAIATVIMGAAGRDFHNFNVFFRDNEQYDVVAFTATQIPDIAGRAYPPELAGPLYPRGIPIVPEKDLPGLIEDKAVERVVFAYSDVSYEYVMHRAALANAKGADFVLMGWRHAALKSSKPVVAVCAVRTGAGKSQTTRRIAEILTGAGKRVAVIRHPMPYGDLARQAVQRFAGYEDLDAADCTIEEREEYEPHLARGNVVFAGIDYEKILRAAEAEADFVLWDGGNNDTPFYVADLHIVVADPLRAGDEMKYYPGEANLRMADVVVINKVDSAKAEDVKVVRRNVAAVNPGAVVVEAESPVTVDDPAAIAGKKVLCVEDGPTLTHGGMSFGAAVVAAKRAAAAELVDPRPYLVGSLKKTFEDYPHIGPLVPAMGYGDDMVADLEATINATPADVVVAGTPIDLGRLIKTDKPVVRVRYELKVVGKPTLDDVVRERFHL; encoded by the coding sequence ATGGCGATCGCGACGGTAATTATGGGCGCCGCGGGGCGCGACTTCCACAATTTCAACGTCTTCTTCCGGGATAACGAACAATACGACGTGGTCGCTTTTACGGCGACGCAGATTCCCGATATCGCGGGGCGGGCGTACCCGCCCGAGCTCGCGGGCCCCCTTTATCCCCGCGGTATTCCCATCGTGCCGGAGAAGGATTTACCGGGATTAATCGAAGACAAGGCCGTCGAGCGCGTCGTCTTCGCCTATAGCGACGTTTCGTACGAATACGTTATGCACCGCGCGGCGCTGGCAAATGCGAAGGGGGCGGACTTCGTATTAATGGGTTGGCGGCACGCGGCGCTGAAATCGTCGAAGCCCGTGGTCGCGGTATGCGCCGTGCGAACCGGCGCCGGTAAGAGCCAGACGACGCGCCGCATCGCGGAAATCCTGACCGGGGCGGGGAAGCGCGTGGCCGTGATACGCCACCCCATGCCGTACGGCGACCTCGCCCGGCAAGCGGTCCAGCGCTTTGCCGGTTACGAGGACCTCGACGCCGCGGATTGCACCATCGAAGAGCGCGAGGAGTACGAGCCCCACCTGGCGCGAGGCAACGTCGTTTTCGCCGGCATCGACTACGAGAAGATCCTGCGGGCGGCGGAGGCCGAGGCCGACTTCGTGTTGTGGGACGGCGGCAACAACGATACGCCGTTCTACGTCGCCGACCTGCATATCGTCGTCGCCGACCCGCTCCGGGCCGGGGACGAAATGAAATATTACCCCGGCGAGGCCAACTTGCGTATGGCCGACGTCGTCGTGATAAACAAGGTAGATTCCGCGAAGGCCGAGGACGTGAAAGTCGTGAGGCGCAACGTGGCCGCGGTTAACCCGGGCGCCGTCGTCGTCGAGGCCGAGTCGCCGGTCACGGTGGACGACCCCGCCGCCATCGCCGGCAAGAAGGTCCTGTGCGTCGAGGACGGGCCGACGCTGACCCACGGCGGGATGTCCTTCGGCGCGGCGGTGGTCGCGGCGAAGCGGGCGGCCGCGGCGGAGCTGGTCGACCCGCGGCCTTACCTCGTCGGCTCGTTGAAGAAGACGTTTGAGGACTACCCTCATATTGGCCCGCTGGTACCCGCGATGGGTTACGGCGACGACATGGTGGCGGACCTGGAGGCTACTATAAACGCTACGCCCGCCGACGTTGTCGTCGCCGGCACGCCCATAGACCTGGGCCGGTTGATAAAAACCGACAAACCCGTCGTCCGCGTTCGGTACGAGTTGAAGGTCGTGGGCAAACCGACGTTGGATGACGTTGTCCGCGAAAGGTTCCATCTTTAA
- a CDS encoding helix-turn-helix transcriptional regulator yields MHDDYDFSRVLREILARRGLSAGDLARATNLSRQAIYQILNGKTRTPKRSTLDKMAAFLDVPPGQLLRGELPEDTPEFLRPDEDILAQIPDVVGRELEAVIEREMPDRTPLSLDGPSSKARQDILKMKLYLILKKRKLGAPEEGSTSP; encoded by the coding sequence ATGCACGATGACTACGATTTTTCGCGCGTGCTCCGGGAGATACTGGCTCGACGGGGCTTGAGCGCCGGCGACCTCGCCCGGGCCACCAATTTGTCGCGCCAGGCGATCTACCAAATTTTGAACGGTAAAACGCGCACCCCCAAACGTTCCACCCTCGACAAAATGGCCGCCTTCCTGGACGTACCGCCGGGCCAACTCCTCCGCGGCGAGCTGCCCGAGGATACCCCCGAGTTCCTCCGGCCCGACGAGGATATCCTCGCCCAGATCCCGGACGTAGTCGGCCGCGAGCTCGAGGCCGTAATCGAGCGCGAAATGCCGGACCGCACGCCGCTGTCGCTCGACGGGCCCTCTTCCAAAGCGCGCCAAGACATCCTGAAGATGAAGCTCTACCTTATCCTCAAAAAGAGGAAACTCGGCGCTCCGGAAGAAGGAAGCACTTCGCCGTAA